The genome window AAGAGTTgtgaattaataataatattaagatAATCCAAGAGAAGATGTAAAGTATGTTTAGTTTATAATTTTGAGATTTCCATAGTACCAATTGGACCAGAATATGACATTGTTTGAATCTAAAAGAACTTCATGTAAGGTGAAATAAGAATAATGTTGTTTTTACTAccatttagtaaaaataaaagcatAATAATATCAGTCAATACAACATCATATTGAAGTGGTTGCTAGTGCGTATGTAGAatgaagatgaagaatcttGTATTACTAAACCATTTTTAGGTCCATAACCTGAACCAAGTTGGTATAGCCAATTCTTCGATAATGTTGATCATATCAAAGTCTTCATTAGAATATACTCATGGATAATTTGTTtgctcttaatttttttttttggatgaccATTTCTTGCTCTTAAATTTGCTTCTCATTGACATGCTCATTGCAGAATTTACCATTTGTCTCAAGTCTGACCAGGCCAGGATATTTTGTTTCATCTTCCTTTTCCCCGCAATGTGTTTGATGTGCCTTCTTTATGTGGTTTTGATACTTCTATCACAGCTATCGGAGCTTGTCAATGTGGAAAGTTATGGGGACTGGATACATCTGGTTGCTGAATTTACTTTGCGATCTTTGCAGTCTTGGCAGGTTATCTCTTTGATAACTGGATTCAACAATAGCCTTTGGTCATTAAATTTTAACTCTGTTTTCACGAAATTTCTGATTTTATTCCCATGATCAGTGGGCTAGCAGCAGCGTTTACTACCTTCTTGGGCTGTGGTCTAGATTGGTTTCGTCGGTTCCATATTTGAAGGGAGACACACCAAGCCTGCTTAGTGATTTTGTGCCAGAGATTGTCAAAAGTTTTATCACATCTCGATTTGGTTCCTTTCAGGTTGCACTGAATCGATTTTGCATGTGAGGTTGCATCAAGAGTTATCATATTAAGTTGTGGCTTGCGATTTACTTTCTGTTATGTTTTGGTGTTTCAGGGTGAAGTTTCTGATCTCTCAGAGAACCCCCTTGACAATGTCGAACTTCTTCAAGATCAGCTCGACTGCCTTCCTAATCTTTGCAGATTTCAGGTTCAGACTCTAAAATATCGACACTTCAAAGATTATCAAAATGTTCTGAAAGCTGCTCGACTTtctgttcattttttttagttcagACTGCTTAGAATATGTTTTGACTGTTGGTTTTTGACTTACTGAATTTTCTGAATTCGGTTTTGTTCGATACAGTATGAGAGCTGTAGCTCATACATTATGCAGATTACTGATCCTCTGCTTCAGATGTATATGGTATGCTTAGATCGTCATCTAATAATTTGTAAGAGTTGAATGCCCAATGGAGCTTATGTGTTTGCAGTGATACATTTGTTTCTGTCTGAAACAGGAATCTGCTGAGCCCCAGGTTCTAACAGTGGTGGAAACAAAATTTGCTTGGATAGTTCACATTATTGCAGCTATTGTTAAGACTAAGCAGCTTAGTGGATACAGGTATTGCCAGCTATATGCTTATTTTAACTGTGTTGTGAATCTTCTAGGTTCGCCATTCACCTAATTTTCTCTCATGTATATTTCCACTTTCAGTGGCGAATGTCAAGAAATCCATGATGCAGAACTTTCAGCACGTGTACTGCGGTTGATAAATGTTACTGATAGTGGTTTATGCAGTCAGGTTCACTCAAATTTCCTCTTGATACTTTGGCAATATAGCATTAAAATGTAGAGAAGTTATTTTGTCATGTTCAGCTGAATTAAAATGAAGGTCTaactctattgtgtattgtaCTTTGTTTTTTCCTTAGTAACTTGATCAAATTTGCATATATTGGGTGACATTTTTGGTACTCACGTATTGTTTTTGTCATTCTTCATATAATCCAGAGATATGCAGAAACAACCAAACAACGCCTTGATCTAGCTATTCTTGTGTTCTTCCAGAACTTCAGAAAGTCGTATGTTGGAGATCAGGCAATACATTCATCTAAGGTACATAATTGAAATTTCTTTGCTATCTTACCCAAGTGCTTAACTTCTTATTTCATTTCTTACTGGGTATTTAATCCATTTATTCATCTGCAGCAACTATATACTAAATTGGCTGAGCTTCTTGGGCTCCATGATCATCTGCTTATATTGAATCTCATTGTTGGGAAGATAGCAACGAATCTTAAGTTTTACAGAGAGGTAATTGTAATAGTTGAtttcttgtgattttttttttctgataagGTAACTAATCTTCTGATTTTTCGATGAAAGTGAATCattatttctcttctttttcattaGAGTGATGGAGTTATCAGTCAAACATTAAATCTCATGTTGGAAATGGCGTCTGGGCAAGTATCATCTTACTATTCTTCTCAACTTTTTTGCTATTATTAGAATTGAGGACATCTCCTGGCTCTTTGTAATTAGTTTAACCTTCTTGAATTGACAGATATATGACTGCAAAACTTCTGGTAAAGTTGGATACCACTCAATTAATAATCTCCAATCGGAATGTAAGTATTGTTTGTAACTGCGGTATATTGCTCTCTTTTCAAGTTGTTCCTAAACATTTGCGGCTTTGATCTGATACTTTAAATTCTGCATATTCAGAGGGAAGAATTCCCCTTTTTGGGGGACTACAGGTGCTCTCGTAGTAGAACTACCTTCTACTATATTATTGGCTTATTGATCTTCATGGAAGATagctttttgaaatttaaagcATCAATGGATCCACTTCTGCAGGTATTCATGTTTTTGCGATGGTGATTAATGTAACATTCTTATTTGTCTTACCTTGAATAGTATGCGAAGTGTTTTTTCCCCTcagcttttttttttggtttaattgCACCACAAATTGCTCAACTCtcttttcattaattaattgctCCTAGTACTTTGTTTTAGTATTAAAAAATTCAGAAGCTTTACTTATGTTTCTGCTCCTCACTCTGATAATTTGAGTTTAATGATGCAATAAAAGGTCTTGCTCAGTTTGGAATTGATACCAGATGCCTTGTTTCACACTGATGATGTTAAACAAGCATTAATTGGGTTGATGAGGGATCTTAGAGGAATTGCAATGGCTACAAGCAGGTTAGTAGCATGGTCAATATCAATATTTTCTGTTTAGGGACTAGACTTGAATATTTTTGACAcactaattttttctttgttctccTATTCCTACCATTCAACAGCCGAAGGACATACGGTTTTCTATTTGATTGGTTATATCCAGCACATATTCCTCTTCTTCTCAAGGCCATAACAATATGGGCAGACACCCCAGAGGTGAGTCTTAATCCACAACTTGACATACTGCTCTGATGATTACATAAGCTCGTCCATAATTGGTTATAGTTGCATCCATCAACCCCTTCCTTCTACCTCACCATGGTTCTCTTATCATCATCAAACTTATATGCTTACAGTTGTTTTATCCATATGTTAGTGCTTGGTCTGTAAATAGCCactctaccccacaaaggtaggggtaaggtctacgtacaACCTACCcttcccagaccccacttgtgggattttaCTAGGTATGTTGTATTCACTTGATAACAGAACACTTAATCCTAGAGGTTTTTTGtatatttgaaaaacaaaatcaaatatttgtAATGATTCAACTGGTGAAAGTACTTTTTTGAAGTTATCATGTACACATGCAGTACCTTGTGGTAAGCAGTTAAAGTGTACTACTGCATTAAATCCTTTTAGGGTTTAATTGTTCTTCAAAGAGCGGTAGAGTTAGCTCAGATTTCGAGAACTGGTATGgtgttttgaagttagaaagCAACCAGGCACAATTCTTGAGGGGGGNTCTCTTTTTTCCCGGTGATCTTAGTTTCTTTCTGGCATCTTGACAGATTCGTTTCTAATCATATCTCTGTGATTTTAATCTAAAAACTATAGCATCTTTTATGGGGGAAAACAGAATTTATGGTGCTTTGGGACTTAAGTCTTATGATATCACCCGACTCATTGCCAGAGCTGAAGTCTTGTTTGAGTGGGTAGAACGAAGTAGAAATTTGATGCGCAGAACCATGTACATTCAGCTGGGAAACCATGGATGGTTGGTGTTTGTATTACAAGGAGGCATCAAAAGACTCTGGTACTTGCACTAGAAGATTGAAGCTAAATGAACAGTGGGCGAACTTTTTCTGCTCAAGAAAAAACAGCAAATTTGGAAGATTAATAAGCATAGTCACGGTGCAAGGTGAAAATAGATCTGTCATTATTATTCCACCAATTGCATTCAATGCTGGGTGGTGCAACATAACATTTAAGATTGACAACTTCATGAATGAATACAAAGGAGCCTTTATTACAAACATTCCTAGGAAGGTTGACCCAAAGATACGTTGTGAAAACTCACTTAGGGCTAGGCGCTAGCTAGTTGTTGATAAAGTTGAAGGTCGAATCAACACCAGCAACAACACTACCATCTCTGGAGGAGCTATGAACTATGAAACTGGCTTGCTAAGCAGGTGTGTTGTTGGGAGTTTCAACATAGATCTGAAGGAGAAATCAATGCTAGCAGATATACGGTGGTGGTCAGTGAACATCTGGAAGAAGTTTTTTGGAGTGAACTATATGCAATGGGTGGTTGATCCTATTTATTAGAATTCCCCAACAAACACATGCCAGAACACATTTTACAGAGGGGAATGGTGCTGGAACTTCCAGTCATGTGGTCACTAGCTCCTGAATCTCTGATCCAAGAATCTATTTGGCACTAAGAAAAGCAGATAATACAATACCTGTTTTAGCAAAAGAACAGGAAGGATTTGAAGAATTTTGTGTATTTGGACGAAATTGTGGAGATTGAAGGAGTTTGTGTATAATTTCCAGTTGTTCCCTTTTAAATGGAGATGTTTCTGGAGAAAGTTGCTGCCCTGATCAAAATAAGTTGTTTGGAGGGCCTGACCATTTTGATATTGAAAGCATGAATCTTCCAACATGTTTCACGGGTGTGCCAATGTTTTTTGAAATGATCGCACCATGACCTTTTGTTTTTGTCATCTCCATTCTTCACCTGTTATAAGAGCTGAAGAGTCTATAACAAGTTTTAGTTCAACATTTAAATCAGGTTTTAACATAACTTTCCTCTTAGTTTCCTCTTTACTAACTTCAGAAAAGGTTTCACGAAGTGAGGGCATAGGATTTCTTTCCTATGATTCGCGACTTGACCTTGCTGAACTCCTTTTGCTAAAAAAGGTAGTCTCTCAttttcttcccttcttttgctTTCACACTATCCACAATACACTCCCATTCATAATTTAATACTGGTCTAACTCCTGCCACAAAGAAACCATTTTTTATTGTAATAAGTAGTGACTTTCTTCTCACCTTGCTTAGCTTGCCATAGTTTAgtttttaactcaaaaatttGAGAGGCATTTTCTACATCAGATATGTCTTCCTAATGGCTTCCCACACATCCTTAGCGATGGGAAAAAAGAGATAAGATTTACCAAGGACTGGTTCCATGGAATTTATTAACCAAAAAATCACGAGTGAATTCTCTGATCTCGAGGAGTTCATCTTGGGGTCTCCAACTCCCCGCTTTTTCGTCTCTGTTCAGATGTCCCAGCTTTCCATGACCATCAATTGCAAGCTTTACGGACTGTGCTCATTTCAGATagtttttcacatttaatcGATGAGAGGTTAACTGGAAGGGCCCGTGAGAAGCATTGCCTCCTTGTGTCATCAGATTTTCTATAGGATCTTCCAGAGGAGAACTTTTGTCTTCTATTGATGTTTCAGAAAGATCCTCTCCATGAAATGCTGTTTTATCCATATGATATTAGGGGAAAAAGTCTCCGCTCTGATTCCATGAAAAGACATGGCACCTGGGCCTAAATCAACTCCACAAGCTAGCTCATGAGAGGAGGTTTTTTCAAGTCCATACAAAGAGACCGATTTCCCATCCTTCTACTGACGACACTGTAAATATATGATAGGTGGGACTAACTCAACTCCAAAAGCTAGTTCATgaggggaggtttgtccaaCTCCATATAAGGAGGCCAATTTTCAATCCCTCTACAGATGTGAAACTTCTTAACACTCCCCCGCACACCCAGACCTAAACTGGAGTGGGAACATTTCTAAATGGGGGGCCCAATACCGGTGAACAACAAATCATGATGGgcctggctctgataccattaaAGTTTGGATACTGcaaaaatatttctctattCATAGTATTTGTACAATATTTATAAGAGAACAACTAAGATCAAATAAACTAATCAATCCCTAATTCTTAGGAAATTCTTGAATCAAGGGATTTCCTCTAAACTATATTCCTAGAATAATATATTCTAATCCCATATTTACAGGAGCAGATTACAATCAAATCTGCCAGCTTATTTGTGGAGCAGATTATAATCAAATCTGCCAGCTCATTGGTGGAGCAGATTATGACTAAATCTGCCAACTCATTCGGCACTGGTGTTTCAGGAAGATGTGAGAAAAGGCTGACCAGGTGGAATCAGAAAATCACATTACCTTTCTCTTGGAGGCAGTCCTGATCAACCTTTTCTTAGATGCTCTAACTACTTGATGTCTTTGTTTCCTCTTCCTAGAAATGTGGGTAAAAGAATAGATGCCCTCAGAAGGAATTTCTTATGGCAAGGAAACATGGAGAGGAAAGGTTTTCCTCTGATCAAATGGGAAACTTTATATATTTCAAAGAAACAAGAAGGTATTGGAATCAGGAACTTGAGAAAACAAAACAGAAGTCTCCTGATGAAATGGCTTTGGATTGGAGATGCCCAAATGAGGGACAAACACTTTAGGGCACTGTGATAAGGGCTAAATATAGGAAGGAGGGCTTTTGGGAGACCAGAGGGGTGAAAACTCCTATAGTCTGTGGAAATCCATTAGAAACTAGTCTGTGGAAATCCTTATGGAACTAGTCTGTGGAAATCCATTAGAAACTTGTGGTCTGGTTTCTCAGAAAAACTTTGCTTTAATGTGAAGGATGGAAGGAAGAGGAGGATATGATGATTGAAGATGAATCTGTGATGGATCCAGTGAGAATCAGAGAGGAGATTATTGGGTTCTATCAGAAGTTATATTCAGAAAACACAAGTTGGAGACCTTCAGTTAACTTGAGCAATTGTCCAATGATCACGGAAGAGGAAAGAGAAGCTCTACAAGGGGAGTTTGAGGAACAAGAGGTATTTTCATGTTTGAAGATGTGTGCAATGGACAAAGCTCCTGGTCCAGATGGCTTCACTATGGGGTTCTACATCAAATGCTGGGATGTAGTAAAAAGGGATATCATGGAAACCTTTTAGAACTTCCACTCTCTGTTGTCTTTGAGAAAAGTTTCAATGCCACATACATTGCTTTGATTCAAAAGAAGAATGGAGCTAAGGAACTGAGAGATTTCAGACCTATCAGTCTCATAGGTAGTGTCTACAAGCTTCTATCCAAAGTGCTGACAGAAAGATTGAAGAGAGTTATTGAGAAGCTGGTAGATGTTCAACAGATGGATTTCATAAAAAAACAGACAAATAATGGATGCTTTCCTAATTGCAATTGAGGTGGTAGATTCCAGAATTAATCAAGGAAAGGCAGGAATTTTGTGCAAATTGGATATCGAGAAGGCATATGACCATGTAAACTGGGAATTTTTGCTGAAAATGCTCTCATGTATGGGTTTTGAAAGGAAGTGGGCTCACTGGGTAAGATATTGCATCTCCACTGTAAGATTTTCTGTTCTTATCAATGGATCACCTGAAGGTTTTTTCCTTGCGAATAGGGGTTTGAGGCAGGGTGATCCTTTGTCTCCTTTTCTCTTTATCATAGCCATGGAGGGTCTAAATTACATGATAAAGGTGGCTAAGAATAATGAATGTCTAAGAGGGTTTGAGGTAGTCACAAACCAAAACCAAAGTTTAAATGCCAACATGGAAGTCACACATCTCCAGTATACTGATGATACCTTAATCTTCTGTGATGCTGAGGAAGGGCAATTACTGATCCTGAGATCAATTTTAGTGCTTTTTGAGGGAGTTTCTGGACTTCATATCAATTGGAGGAAAAGTCAGTTATTCCCAATCAATGAAGTCCCTAATATGTTGGGTTTGTCTGGAATTCTGGGAGGGGAGGTAGGCTCCCTGCCTACTATGTACCTAGGTATGCCTCTAGGTGCCAAGTCTAAGGCCATGAGCATTTGGAACTCGGTGATTGAAAAGTGTGAGAAAAAGTTAACTAGATGGAAATCTCAGTACATTTCCTTAGGCGGCAGAGTCACTCTCATCAATTCTGTTTTGGATGCTCTCCCAACCTTTATGATGTCTATCTTTCCCATCCCTAATGGAGTGATAGAAAGTTTAGACAATATTAGGAGAGATTTTCTTTGGAAAGGGAGTGAGGAAAATGTCTCTACTATTCGACACTTGGTCAAATGGAACGAGGTTCTTTTGGGAAAGAAGCAAGGGGGATTAGGAGTAAGAAATCTGAAAATACAAAGCAAGGCACTTAGACTGAAGTGGTTATAGAGATACTCACAAGAGCCTCAAGAATACTGGAGCAAAGTAATTAAAGCTAAATATGGAGAGGAGAACAAATGGATGACAAATGAGGTATCTACACCCTATGGTATAAGTCTATGGAGGTCTATCAGAATCTTTTGGCCTTTTTTGATAAATAACACAACTGTGAGGGTAGGCAATGGAAGCAAGACCTCATTCTGGGAGGACAAATGGCTGGGACATGCTAGTTTAAAGAATCTTTTCCCTGAACGGTATGTTTTGGCAGTACATCAACAAATGAGTGTAGCTGACAATTGGACACAAGAAGGATGGAACATCCAGTTTAGAAGGAATCTTAATGACTGGGAAATTGAAACCGTGGCAGAATTTTTCGGAGCTCTGGCAGAGTTCAAAGGGACAAAGAATGAAGCTGATAGATTATGGTGGAACAAAGACAGCAAAGGCATGTATAAGGTGAACTCAGCATACAAGTTTTTGAACAAAGGTGGCCAACAACCACCAAATTGGCCATGGAAACAGATCTGGAAAACAAAAACCCCTTTCAAGGTGGCATGTTTTACTTGGTTACTGGCAAGAGAAGCAGTCCTGACACAAGAAAATCTCAAGAAGAGGAAGTTCTCTGTGTTCGAGATGTTATTTGTGTGGAGAAGAGGTTGAGACAGTTGGCCATCTATTTTTACAGTGCAGGATAACAACCCAACTTTGGAGGATTTTTATCAGCCTCAGGGGTGTTATTTGGACTATGCCTGACAGAATCACCCACCTCCTCTGCAGTTGGGAAGAGGTAGGTGGGGGAGCTTCAGACAGAG of Solanum stenotomum isolate F172 unplaced genomic scaffold, ASM1918654v1 scaffold19602, whole genome shotgun sequence contains these proteins:
- the LOC125850824 gene encoding uncharacterized protein LOC125850824; translation: LSELVNVESYGDWIHLVAEFTLRSLQSWQWASSSVYYLLGLWSRLVSSVPYLKGDTPSLLSDFVPEIVKSFITSRFGSFQGEVSDLSENPLDNVELLQDQLDCLPNLCRFQYESCSSYIMQITDPLLQMYMESAEPQVLTVVETKFAWIVHIIAAIVKTKQLSGYSGECQEIHDAELSARVLRLINVTDSGLCSQRYAETTKQRLDLAILVFFQNFRKSYVGDQAIHSSKQLYTKLAELLGLHDHLLILNLIVGKIATNLKFYRESDGVISQTLNLMLEMASGYMTAKLLVKLDTTQLIISNRNREEFPFLGDYRCSRSRTTFYYIIGLLIFMEDSFLKFKASMDPLLQVLLSLELIPDALFHTDDVKQALIGLMRDLRGIAMATSSRRTYGFLFDWLYPAHIPLLLKAITIWADTPEVTTPLLKFVAEFVLNKSQRLNFETSSPCGILLFREVSKLIVAYGSRILSLPNHVDMYQFKYKGVWISLTILSRALAGNYVNFGVFEIYGDRALADAFDIAMRMTLSIPLADILSYRKVSGAYFTFLEIMMKNQIQLILNLDSSSFTFIAGSLESGLKVLDENIKSQCASAVDNLATFYFEHITTGESPTTPVALNLAQHLADCPNTFLEILKTLLEIVLFEDCGNQWSLSRPMLSMILISEEMFSNLRAQILSSQPTDQQHRLSLCFDKLMADITRSLDQKNRDKFSNNLTRFRNEFRTR